ATCGTTTCGGCGTCGTAGGCGCGGCCGAGGAAGAAGATCTCGCGGGCGAACTTCTGCCCGGTCTGGCGTGCGAGGTAGGCGCTGCCGAACCCGCCGTCGAAGCTGCCCACATCGGCGTCGGTCTGCTTGAAACGGGCGTGCTCGCGGCTGGCCAGCGTCAGATCACAGGTGACGTGGAGGCTGTGCCCGCCGCCGGCGGCCCAGCCATTGACCAGGCAGATGACGACCTTGGGCATGAACCGGATGAGGCGCTGCACCTCCAGGATGTGCAACCGGCCCGCGCGGGCGATATCGACGGTCTCCGCTGTCTCCCCGGAGGCGTATTGGTAACCGCTGCGGCCGCGGATGCGCTGGTCACCGCCCGAGCAGAAGGCCCAGCCGCCGTCCTTGGGCGACGGGCCGTTACCGGTCAGCAGGATCACCCCGACATCGGGGGACATCCGGGCATGATCAAGCACCCGGTAGAGCTCGTCGACGGTGTGCGGACGGAACGCGTTCCGCACCTCGGGACGGTCGAAGGCGACCCGTACCGTCGGTTGCGGTTTTCCGTCGATGACGTGCCGGTGATAGGTGATATCGGTCAGCTCGAAGCCGGCGACCGGCTGCCACAGCGCAGGGTCGAAAGTCATTCCCCGACTGTATTCACGGTGTTTCGCCGGAGACAGTGCGGGGTACAAAGCGCGGCGACGAAGTGAATGGGGCGTGACTCGGCGCCATGACAAGGAGGACACGATGAGGCGTACAGCGGCGGCGTTTATGGCGGCTGGTGCGGCGGCTGCGATGTTGGTCGGCTGTTCACCGTCGGTCACCGGTGGTGACACCGCGTGCAAGGACTTCACCGGTGCCGACGAGAAGACTCAGAACGAGGCCGTCACCAAGATGCTGAAGGACGAGAAGGGATCCGACCCGCAGCAGGTCGAGATCAGCGGCACGCGTCTGGCCGTGCAAACCTGGTGCCAGACGCTGGGCACCCCGGATTCCAAGATCAAGGAGGCTCCGCACCTGTAGCGGAGCCAGGTATCTGATCACGAGTCAGTCGGAAACGGCGGCCCTGTTCGCGGGGCCGCCGTTCTGCTGTTCGGCGCCGAAAGGCACGGGATCGCCGCGCCGGCGGTAGCGTGCCGACCATGAAGTCGACCGCCGGCCGCCTCGACCGGGGTGCCCGCATCCTGGTGGTCCTGGTCGTCATCGGGATCGTGGTGGCGGGGAGTGTCGGTGGATTCCTGGCCAGCCGCTCCTACACGCAGCAAGCCTCGGTGCCCTTCGGCACCGAGGACGCTGACAGCCCCG
This DNA window, taken from Mycolicibacterium neoaurum, encodes the following:
- a CDS encoding 1,4-dihydroxy-2-naphthoyl-CoA synthase, with translation MTFDPALWQPVAGFELTDITYHRHVIDGKPQPTVRVAFDRPEVRNAFRPHTVDELYRVLDHARMSPDVGVILLTGNGPSPKDGGWAFCSGGDQRIRGRSGYQYASGETAETVDIARAGRLHILEVQRLIRFMPKVVICLVNGWAAGGGHSLHVTCDLTLASREHARFKQTDADVGSFDGGFGSAYLARQTGQKFAREIFFLGRAYDAETMYQMGAVNEVVDHDELESTGLQWAAEINGKSPQAIRMLKFGFNLIDDGLVGQQVFAGEATRLAYMTDEAVEGRDAFLEKRDPDWSGFPRYF